In the genome of Anabaena cylindrica PCC 7122, the window CCAGATTCGCATACGCTAGGGGGCTATGTCCCATATGGGAGTGAATGATATCAAACTCATCTGCTCGTTCATATACTGAGGCTAGTTGTAGCGATTCATAAATGCTGCAATCTTTGACAGTTTTATCAAGTCTTAAAGCACGAGGATGAACTGATATTAATTTTGCCAAAGTGAGAGAATCACCTGATGCAAATAGCGTCACTTCATGACCTTTTCGGACTAATTCATCAGTCAATAATCCTACTACCAATTCTATACCACCATAAGCTGGAGGTGGTACTCTCTCCCACAATGGAGCAATTTGAGCAATTTTCATGTCAGTCTCCTAAAAAGTAGAATTACAATTAGCGGTGTTTATTATTTAATTTGGAATTAATGCCCAGTGATTAACTATAGCAGTAAATCACTTGAAGCAACAACTATATAGATAATTGCCTCAAAATTTTATGCTGTTATTTTGATATTTTTTGTCTATCTTAGGTAGTGATTTCAGCCTCATCAAAAGACATAAAATAAGACTTCGCAAATAAAATCAGTATCTCTATAAATGGCAATTAACTAACATAAACCCCCATATTATCCCAAAATATGCAGTTTATTATCTTTCAATATATAGGGTGATTTGTTCCTGTATTTAAGCCTGAGTGGATGTTGAAAAATTTGTAACCCGAATCATAATTGATCATTTTCCATTTAATTAATCAACATCAATATAGCAATTCCCAAGCTCATGAAATACACCCCACCCGCGCTGTCGCGCACCCTCCCCTTACCAAGCTACGGTGTACACACAAGTGATCTGATTACCCAAAACAAGCCCTGGCGATTATAAATCACGGCTACACAAACAAAGTCCACCTACGTGGACTAAGAAACAATACTGGTTTTGCCTGTGTAGTTGCGGTTTCTAACCGCCGATTTAATCTTAAATAGGACTTGTGTGTACACCGTAGCCCCTTACCAAGGGGAGGGTTGGGGAGGGGTAATTTTGTATCTAACTAGAGTGGGAAAGGCTATAACTACAACCACTACTACAAACCAATGTTGATACAGCAGCTTGCGTAGTTAGGAGATACAAAATCTAAATTGAACCCTATACACAAAGCCAGTTTCACTTCTGACTCCTGGATTCTGCTGTATGTTGCATATACCTCTCTTCAGCAGATTACATATGCTGAATTTTAATATAATTCTCAGTCTGCTAAATTACTGATTAATTCTGTAGCATCACCGTTAAAACGTTGACTTTTCCAATAAAAGCGTATAATATAATACAATAAAATATAAAGTTAAATATAAGCATGAATATTTCTAACTCAAATGACAAAAAGCCTATCGAATGGCTGGCAGTTTTTTCGCTACTGATATTTGTGTTCATGTACCTACCTATCTTGGTACTAAGCTTTTATAGCTTCAACAAGTCACCTTACAGTGCAAATTGGCAAGGATTCACCTTGGAATGGTATCAAAAACTGTTTCATGATGATCGCATTTTGTCAGCTTTAAATAACAGTTTATTCGTTGCCTTTAGCGCAGTCACAGTTGCTGCCATTCTAGGAACCTTAATGGCTGTGGGGTTAGCGCGGTATGAGTTCCCCGGTAAAAAATTGTATCGCGGTATATCTTATCTACCATTATTAATACCCGATATTGCGATCGCAGTTGCTACCCTCGTCTGTTTAGCCGCCTTTGCCATTCCCCTCAGCATCTGGACAATTGTAGCCGCCCACATAGTTTTCTGTCTCTCTTACATCGCCTTAGTCGTTTCTGCTAGACTCAGTAATTTAGACCCCCACCTTGAAGAAGCCGCACTAGATTTAGGTGCAACACCCATTCAAGCCTTCATCAAAGTCGTTCTACCTCAACTAATGCCTGGAATTGTCTCCGGTTGTCTACTCGCCTTTGTTCTCAGTTTAGACGACTTTCTCATCTCCAGCTTCACCGCAGGTAGTGGTTCTAACACCCTACCAATGGAAATATTTAGCCGTATTAGAACCGGGGTCAAACCTGATATTAACGCCCTTAGTGTCATATTAATTTCTGTAACCGCCACCGTCGCTGTCATAGCTGAATTAATTCGCATTTCTGGAGACAAGCAAAAATAGGGAAAACTACCTTCATTTTTCCAAATCTTCACAGCCAAAAGTTCTACAACCTGCAAAGGTAAATACACCCGTAAACATTAGCAACAAAGAACACCAATAGGAAAACAGCAGGTTTTTAAGAAAACTAAGCAGTGATCTGCGCCTATCCTTAAACATCTTTGCTTGATATTATCCCTTACTCCCTGCTGAATTGTCTTAGGCTGTTAAGTTCCTGGACGAGAGCGAATATGATCGGGTATATGGTAGCGATCGCCTAATATTTCCAACAAAGGACCATTCACGTCAAATTTAACCATACTTACCGAAGCAACCAAAATATTTACCCGATAACGGTAGCGTCCCAAATCAATTCCCAGTAAACTGCAAAGCATAATCCGAATCGTGGCTTTATGGGCAACTACTAAAACATTACCTTGGGGATGTTTTTCTTGAATTTCCGCAATTACAGGCATAGAACGGTTAGCAATTTCTACCGCAGTTTCTCCCCCAATGGGTGCATTCCAAGCGGGTTCTGTCAACCATTTTACATAGTTTTCTGGGTAATTTTCTTGAACAAACGATTTACTCTTGGTTTCCCATTCACCGTAACTGCCTTCTCTTAATCCTTCCCTTACCTGCATTTCCATACCAACAGCATCACAAAATGGCTTGGCAGTGGCAATTGTTCGCTTCATCGGGCTAACATAAACCGCTGACCACTTCAAGTTTTGATAAGCATCGGCAAAACTCTCTGCCATCTGCATCCCTTCAGAGGTCAATTCTGCATCAGTTGCACCGCAGAAATTACCACTTTGACTAAAAGTAGTTTCGCCATGTCGCAGTAAATATAAATTGAGTGTCATAGCTGGCGATGGGGATAAAAGAGTTAGTGCAAGAATAAAATACCATCAATCTCGCAATCGAGTCTGCTCCCCCAGGACAAAGAAATTCACCAAAAAAGTCAATTCCCCCACAAACTTTTGTCTGCGGTTTCAAAAGTGGCGGATGAGGGCATTGAATCAAAACGACGCGGTGTATCCCTTACCAGACTCAATCCTCTGTGAACATAAAAAAGAAACTCTCATCAACTTCAAATTTTCTTAGGCGAAGTTTTGTGTAGGAATAGCATCAATACAACTAGGAACATTATGATACATCTTTGCAACCTAGAATTTAGTAATGCTTTTCAGCCTCTGTTTCCACTTTTTCAAGGATATTGTGCCGATGCTTTGATGCGAATTATGAGTGCGGAGCAACGCATTTTTTTTCAGTCTTGGATTGGATTCGGAAAGGCTGCAAACGAGTATGAATTTTTTCTTGCAAAACTTTAAGGTTAAATGGTTTCAGTAAAATATCTTGATCTGTCAGGTAATTATGCCAGTTAGGAACTAACTTTAAATCATCTCCAGTCATCATAATCAAGGGAATATTTACTGTTTCTAAATCTTGGCGAATTTTTTGTAGAAATGTCCAGCAAGTTTCATCGCTATTATAGCTATTAATATTTTTACTTGAATAACCACACAAAATTAAATCAGGTAATTCTTGTTTAGTTAGCCCATATCCTTGCTCAAAAGATGTGGTAGTAATCGTACAGAAACCATTGTAAGTAAGTGCCTCTGCTAAAAGCTCCAATAGTATAGTTTCACTTTCAACCACTAAAATCTTATTCATCTCGCCACCAGGATTTGTTTCGCTACATAGAAGGTAAACAAACTTTGTGAATTTTTTGTGAATTTCAGATAAAGATTGTCTTCATAATCTGCTATTTTCTCTTCATCCCCCTCAACTCCTGCTTTTACCAATTCAGGAGCGATCGCATTTGCTTTACCAAGTCCGGGGCTTTGAAGGGTTTGGTAATTACTCCAGTCACCCCTAATTCGCTAAATTGACGTTGTTCAATGGTCTGAGCTTTGGCCGTCAGTAAAATAGTAGGTATAGAATGCAACTCAGAATATGTTTGCATCTGTTGAAAAGTAGAAATTCCATCCATTTCTGGCATCATCACATCTAAGAGGATAGCATCGGGAACTTCGACCCTGGCCACAGTTATTCCTTCCTTTCCAGAAGCCGCAAGCAATACATCCCAACCAGCAATAGCTTTCAGCGAAATTTGCACAATTTGCCGGATACCTGGCTCATCATCAATAATTAAAACTCGTTTAGTCCCCATTGCTTACCCCTTCTATTGGCAGTGTGACGTAAAAAGTGCTACCTTCTCCCAAGACACTTTCTACCCAGATAGTACCACCATGCTGTTGGACAATATTACGACAAATAGCCAGCCCTAGACCAGTTCCACCTTTAGAGCGCGAGTCAGAAGCATCTACTTGATGGAAACGTTCAAAAATACTTTCCAGGCTATGACTAGGAATACCTCTTCCGTGATCTTTGACTTTAAAAAGGACGTACAGAATGGGGAGCGGGGGAGCAGGGGAGCAGGGGAGCAGGGGAGAAGAAACTGCTTCTACAGTTAGCCAGACATTTGAGTCGGGATGAGAAAATTTAATGGCGTTGCTGAGGAGGTTGATGAGGACTTGTAACAGACGATCTGGGTCAGCAAAAATTTGCAAAGACAAAGCTGTAAAATTCAAGGTGATGCCGGCTTGGTTTGCCATCTCTTGCATTTGGTCAATGGCGGTATTGATCAAGTCGGTAGTATTGTAAAGGCGTTTTTCGAGATTTATTTTGCCAGATTCCAGACGTTCTAGATCCAGAATATCGTTAACCAGGCGGACTAGACGATCTACACCTTCGGTAGCAATTTCAATAGTGACTTCACCTTCTGGTGAGGATGGATCAATAATTTTCTCATAAAGTAAACTTAGTGCCGCTTGCATGGAAGTGAGAGGAGTTCGCAATTCATGGCTGACGACAGAGACAAACTCGGCTTTCATCCGCTCCAGTTTATAACGCTCGGTGATGTCTTCCCCAATGCTAATTGTACCAATGGCGCTTCCCT includes:
- a CDS encoding histidine phosphatase family protein, giving the protein MTLNLYLLRHGETTFSQSGNFCGATDAELTSEGMQMAESFADAYQNLKWSAVYVSPMKRTIATAKPFCDAVGMEMQVREGLREGSYGEWETKSKSFVQENYPENYVKWLTEPAWNAPIGGETAVEIANRSMPVIAEIQEKHPQGNVLVVAHKATIRIMLCSLLGIDLGRYRYRVNILVASVSMVKFDVNGPLLEILGDRYHIPDHIRSRPGT
- a CDS encoding ABC transporter permease, with protein sequence MNISNSNDKKPIEWLAVFSLLIFVFMYLPILVLSFYSFNKSPYSANWQGFTLEWYQKLFHDDRILSALNNSLFVAFSAVTVAAILGTLMAVGLARYEFPGKKLYRGISYLPLLIPDIAIAVATLVCLAAFAIPLSIWTIVAAHIVFCLSYIALVVSARLSNLDPHLEEAALDLGATPIQAFIKVVLPQLMPGIVSGCLLAFVLSLDDFLISSFTAGSGSNTLPMEIFSRIRTGVKPDINALSVILISVTATVAVIAELIRISGDKQK
- a CDS encoding response regulator, whose protein sequence is MNKILVVESETILLELLAEALTYNGFCTITTTSFEQGYGLTKQELPDLILCGYSSKNINSYNSDETCWTFLQKIRQDLETVNIPLIMMTGDDLKLVPNWHNYLTDQDILLKPFNLKVLQEKIHTRLQPFRIQSKTEKKCVAPHS
- a CDS encoding response regulator → MGTKRVLIIDDEPGIRQIVQISLKAIAGWDVLLAASGKEGITVARVEVPDAILLDVMMPEMDGISTFQQMQTYSELHSIPTILLTAKAQTIEQRQFSELGVTGVITKPFKAPDLVKQMRSLLNW